The Acidobacteriota bacterium genomic sequence AAGCACAAAAGTCACAAATTGTGTTTTTGTGCTTATTATGGCCAATCCGGGCAAACGTCCCGCTGCCGAATCTTGTAAATGGCTCAATTGAAGAAACCCTTTCTCCCGGCAGCGTTGTGGATTAAGGGAGAGCTGCGAAGCTGCGGTTGACGTGGGTAGGCCAAGCAAACGCCTGCTACAAGCCATCCTTATAGAGCTGCGTAGCTGCGGCCCAGGGTAGCCCCGTGCGGCAGCCCGGGGTCGTATGGGTTCTGCGCTGACTCAGCCGCGAGTGCGGCGAATCAAGAGCCGGGTCCCCGAACCCACAGCATTTCCTGAACGACGACGCCCCACGTCACGGCTACCCGCTACCCCACTCCGGTCGCTCCGCTCCCTCCGCGGGGCAGCGCTCGGCCCCTGACGCTTTCGGTGCCCAAAACCCTGCAATTTTCAATGCCCACTTTCCTGCAATCTTCGATGCCCATTGACACCCCTCCAAGAATTGCCAAACGCCCCCTCCCCAATTCCCCCAAACACGGGCACATCCCCAAAACCAAGCGCAAGAATCGAATAAGGCAAGATCCTTGAGGCTTGGCGACAGCCCCGCCTCCGATTAGGATAGGGGGTCCGGGCGGCCTGGAGTCGTCGGCGCAGACCGCCGCCACCGGGCAAAGGAGCGTTTCCCACCCCGGATTTCCTTAATTTCAAACGTATCAACCAATGCAAGGCAAGGAGGATGGCATGCTTAAGGCTGGGGACAAGGCCCCCGATTTCACGGGAACCGACGATAAGGGGCAGACCGTTGCCCTCAAGGATTTTCGAGGCAAGAAGGTCGTGCTCTACTTCTATCCCAAGGACAACACGCCGGGGTGCACCCAGGAGGCCTGCGACTTTCGGGATTCGATGGCCGATCTCAGCCAAAAGGGCACGGTGGTGCTGGGGGTCAGCCCGGATTCGGTCTCGTCCCACCAGAAGTTCAAGGCCAAGTTCTCTCTGCCTTTTGGGTTGCTCAGCGACGGAGATCACGCCATCGCCGAGGCCTACGGAGCCTGGCAAGAGAAGTCCATGTACGGGAGAAAATACATGGGCATCGTCCGCTCCACCTTCGTGATCGACGAGGAAGGCAACATCGCCGAGGCTCACGGCAAGGTCAAGGTGAAGGGCCACGTGGCGGGGCTGCTGAAGTCGCTCTGAAGGGAAGGGCAGTGAGGGTGGTTGCCGCCGTGGGCGCGCCTCGGGGGCACCCCCGCACCGCATCAGCCGTTGCCGTCCGGCTCGGCTTTGAAATGGTATATTCGCGGTGATTCGTGATCGTATCGCCGCCAGTGCCGCTGCTGGAAGACGCGTACACATGACAGGCCCACCATTTCCCCCGATAACGACTCGGCGGAACGCGGCTGAATTCGTCCTTCCCGAACATGCCGCAACCCTCAACGTCGTGATGGACGATGGCGCGCCAATTCGCGTCGTGCGCCACGGCAACCCGTCAGGGCCACGTGTCGTGCTGAGCCACGGCAATGGCTTCGCGAGCGATTCCTACTTCCCGTTCTGGCGACATATGCTTGAGCGGTTCGACCTTGCGCTGTACGACGTCCGCAACTGTGGGCGCAACCCCTTTCACGCGGGCGAGGCTCACGACTATCCCCGCTTCGTGCGCGACATTGCGCAGGTGCACGGCGCGATTGCGGAAGAATGGGGCGAGAAGACCACCATCGGAGTCTTCCATTCGATGACGGCGATTGCAGCCCTGCTGGCCATCATCGACGGCGTCTGGCACTGGGACGCGCTGGTATTGTTCGACCCGCCGGTGGTCCCGCCCGATGGGAACCCGCGGCGCGGCCCGCTGGTGTCCGAGGGCGAGACGCTGCGCGCCGCCGCTCTGGGCCGCCAGAACCGGTTCCGGGACCCCGAGGAACTTGCCGACGTTTTCCGTTGGATGCACCGGTTCCGCCGCCTGCGGCCGGGCGTGGCGGAACTCAATGCACGCTCGGTGCTGCACTTCGATCGCGCCAGCGGAGAATGGCTGCTCCGTTGCCCCGGCGCAGTCGAGGCGGATCTCTATACCGACGTCGCCGAACTGGAAATATGGCGGCAGCCCAACCCGGCGGGGCGCCCGCTCTTGATCGTCGGTTCCGACCCAGTGCCGGAGGACGCGCCGAAGACTGCGCCATGTTGCAAGTTATTCTGCGAGACATTCGGCATCGAATACGCCTTTGTGCCCGATACCAGCCACCTCTTGCAACTCGAGGAGCCGGAGCAGTGCTTCGCTCTGTTCGACGCATTCCTCGCCGACAACGAGGTCGCCACATGAAAGAGCTGCCCAATTACCTGACGTAAAAATCAACGCGTCCGGCTTGCGGCGCTGGCAAATTCATCTATGCCGACGGGCACTGTGATGGTCAGCGTGTCGTTGTGGTCCACCAGGTTGATCCGCCCCGACACCACCGACACGTGGACGTAGGCGTGAGACTGCCGGAGTTGTGCCGCCTACGAGTGCCCGCGGCCGGCCACCGGCCAGTAGCCTTCCACCTGCTCTCCCCGGCGCAGGACGAGGTAGTTGTAGAGATTGACAGTGGGATCGCAGTGGGGCACCACGAACTCCAGCCGGTCGCCCAACTTAATCTCGCGGCTGGGGTTGGGCAGTTGCAGCATCCCGTGCTCGTCGCCGCCGAACTGGTACCGGGTGCCGCTGATGCCCTTGACTTCGGGTACCGACTCTCGATCGGTGGCGAAGGCCTTCATGCCGGCGTCCAGGGTGGCCAGGTCCCGGTGGCGCTTGCTCATGACGGTGGTCAGCACGGTCAGGGCAGGGGCGAAATCGTCATAGACCTCTCCGCTCTCCCCCCCAATGATCTGGTAGTCGACGTCCATGAAGACGTAGGAGCCGACCTGCATCTCGGTGATCTCTTCCAGAAAGGGGTCGATGTTGTAGGTTCCGGTGCTGGCTCCGGTGAGAATCTCGACCGGCATCCCCGCCTTCTTCATCCTCTGATAGGTTTCAATGGGAGGCGCCATCACCTCCGCGGAGTGGGCCTTGCGATCGGTGAATCCGACCACGTGGGAGCTGGCCCCCGAGTAGGAGTGCACCCCGAGTAGGTTCAGCCTCGACAGCTTCAGGATCCCCTCCGCCAGAGCCATGGCCGCATCTCCGGCCGTGGTTCCGGTGCGGCGCCCCATGGGGTCGATGTCGACCAGCACGTTGAGCCGGACGTCACCCGCCTCGGCCGCGTCATTGAGCTGCCGGGCGTGCGCAATGTCATCCACCACCGACATGGTGTCGGGCTGGCTGCGGGTCAGCGCCACAAGCCGTTCCATCTTGTTGCGCCCCACCATCTCGGAGGTGATCAGCAGGCCGGGTATGCCTCCGGCCGCCAGCACCTCGGCTTCGTGGATGGTGGCGGTGCAGGCCCCCAGCGCGCCGGCCTCCACCTGCCGCCTGGCGATTTCGGGGCACTTGTGGGTCTTGGCGTGAGGCCGCAGCCCGATGGAGTGGCGACTGGCGTTCCGGCTCATCTTGTCGAGGTTGGCCTCGAACAGATCCAAGTCCAGAAGCAGGGACGGGGTGGGAAGCTCGTCCAGATGGACCGGATCGCCGGAGTCCAGGCGGCTCAGGAGGCCGGCGGTAGCGCCTCCGGCCGGCGCCAGGGGGGAACGTCGCAGGGTCTGATAGGTCATGATCCTCTCTCGATAGGTTCAGTGGGGACAACGGTACAGGCCGACCGGCGCCGGACTCAGGAAGCGTAGGCCTGGGCCGCCTCCCGCAGGAAGCGGGCGCAACGGCCGGCCCGGTACTGCGATTCCAGCTCGTCAGCCAGGCTCTCCAGCTCGGCGGGGGTGCTGCGGCCGGGCCTCAGGGCCTGGTAGACCTCCAGGATCCTGGCCTCCGGAACCCCTACCAGCTCGGCCGCCCGTCTCAGGTTTTCCGCCAGTTGGCTCCTGCCGGCGCTCTCGGCGATCTGGGCCTGAAGCTCCAGGGTCTCGGGGGCGATTCGCAGATCGCTCATGCTGAGGGTGCCGTCCAGGACCGACTGCAGGTCGATGTCCTTCCAGGAGGCGCCCGTGGGAGTGGTCAACCGGTCGGGACTCTTTTCGGACAGCGGGTAG encodes the following:
- the bcp gene encoding thioredoxin-dependent thiol peroxidase; translation: MLKAGDKAPDFTGTDDKGQTVALKDFRGKKVVLYFYPKDNTPGCTQEACDFRDSMADLSQKGTVVLGVSPDSVSSHQKFKAKFSLPFGLLSDGDHAIAEAYGAWQEKSMYGRKYMGIVRSTFVIDEEGNIAEAHGKVKVKGHVAGLLKSL
- a CDS encoding alpha/beta hydrolase, whose protein sequence is MDDGAPIRVVRHGNPSGPRVVLSHGNGFASDSYFPFWRHMLERFDLALYDVRNCGRNPFHAGEAHDYPRFVRDIAQVHGAIAEEWGEKTTIGVFHSMTAIAALLAIIDGVWHWDALVLFDPPVVPPDGNPRRGPLVSEGETLRAAALGRQNRFRDPEELADVFRWMHRFRRLRPGVAELNARSVLHFDRASGEWLLRCPGAVEADLYTDVAELEIWRQPNPAGRPLLIVGSDPVPEDAPKTAPCCKLFCETFGIEYAFVPDTSHLLQLEEPEQCFALFDAFLADNEVAT
- a CDS encoding diol dehydratase small subunit, with the protein product MSKLTDNYPLSEKSPDRLTTPTGASWKDIDLQSVLDGTLSMSDLRIAPETLELQAQIAESAGRSQLAENLRRAAELVGVPEARILEVYQALRPGRSTPAELESLADELESQYRAGRCARFLREAAQAYAS
- a CDS encoding DSD1 family PLP-dependent enzyme; translated protein: MTYQTLRRSPLAPAGGATAGLLSRLDSGDPVHLDELPTPSLLLDLDLFEANLDKMSRNASRHSIGLRPHAKTHKCPEIARRQVEAGALGACTATIHEAEVLAAGGIPGLLITSEMVGRNKMERLVALTRSQPDTMSVVDDIAHARQLNDAAEAGDVRLNVLVDIDPMGRRTGTTAGDAAMALAEGILKLSRLNLLGVHSYSGASSHVVGFTDRKAHSAEVMAPPIETYQRMKKAGMPVEILTGASTGTYNIDPFLEEITEMQVGSYVFMDVDYQIIGGESGEVYDDFAPALTVLTTVMSKRHRDLATLDAGMKAFATDRESVPEVKGISGTRYQFGGDEHGMLQLPNPSREIKLGDRLEFVVPHCDPTVNLYNYLVLRRGEQVEGYWPVAGRGHS